A window of the Cucurbita pepo subsp. pepo cultivar mu-cu-16 chromosome LG01, ASM280686v2, whole genome shotgun sequence genome harbors these coding sequences:
- the LOC111777779 gene encoding putative two-component response regulator-like APRR6 isoform X2: MPDMDSFSFLHVLLEMNIAVIFMSSAVNLKVATKALAEGGCYFLQKPISKDDLKYVWQHMYRRNINIAKLTYIANCGEKAKSGKESVGIQNDNTVVLSRFTNAASYNNNCSINYQLMSYNGKVQNTPTNSHDSLVASYLGGNRSTDDIEGTNKEERVTCYSKPTNFGHTRTHEDNGRGKEYFISRNTRSRIVWNVERRLKFFDALNKLGDKCRPKLILKLMNEPCLTLCQVANHVQKYKAQVESMKRGRKNKLAPWMEASKFNFSVRTQLPPLVQTQQNHEANKSTPGGSTSLSGWKRFRLIAPKPVPNPRLLVSANFVNHGLRMLDHNFQHVGSNYNSVPYSINKMTLEVTSSRVFNEIQFSDIHQADVAQQLEAMEFSGTSEGIQLMSKNIALLDSTNLDNVSANFVNEESQQ, translated from the exons ATGCCTGATATGGACAGTTTTTCATTCTTGCACGTACTCCTTGAGATGAATATTGCTGTCATTT TTATGTCTTCAGCGGTGAACTTGAAGGTAGCTACGAAAGCATTGGCAGAAGGAGGGTGTTATTTTCTTCAGAAGCCTATTTCTAAGGATGATCTAAAATATGTATGGCAACACATGTATCGGAGGAACATAAACATAGCCAAGCTAACCTATATAGcaaattgtggagaaaaagcCAAATCTGGAAAAGAATCTGTCGGTATCCAAAACGACAACACTGTTGTTTTGTCTCGGTTCACCAATGCAGCtagttataataataattgtagtATTAACTATCAACTTATGAGCTATAATGGAAAAGTGCAAAACACGCCAACGAATTCCCATGATTCCCTAGTTGCTTCATACTTGGGAGGAAACAGATCAACGGATGACATAGAAGGAACAAACAAGGAGGAGAGAGTTACATGTTACTCAAAACCTACCAATTTTGGACACACAAGAACTCATGAGGATAATGGAAGAGGgaaggaatattttatttcccGTAATACCAGATCACGTATCGTTTGGAATGTGGAACGACGTCTCAAGTTCTTTGACGCCCTCAACAAGCTAGGTGATAAAT GTCGCCCAAAACTTATACTTAAGTTGATGAATGAACCATGCTTGACGCTGTGCCAGGTAGCTAATCACGTGCAG AAATACAAAGCACAAGTAGAGTCCATGAAAAGGgggagaaaaaataaattagctCCATGGATGGAAGCATCCAAATTCAATTTCTCGGTCCGGACTCAACTTCCTCCGTTAGTGCAAACGCAGCAGAATCACGAGGCAAACAAATCTACACCCGGAGGTTCAACCTCTCTTTCAGGATGGAAAAGATTCCGACTTATTGCTCCTAAGCCTGTGCCTAATCCTAGACTACTTGTTAGCGCCAACTTTGTAAATCATGGTCTCAGAATGCTTGACCACAATTTTCAGCATGTTGGTTCAAACTACAATTCAGTTCCATATAGCATCAATAAGATGACTCTAGAGGTAACTTCTTCTCGTGTATTTAATGAAATTCAGTTCTCAGATATACATCAAGCTGATGTAGCTCAGCAGCTAGAAGCAATGGAATTTAGTGGCACATCAGAAGGGATTCAGTTGATGTCAAAGAACATCGCTTTACTTGATTCAACCAACTTGGACAATGTTTCTGcaaattttgtaaatgaagAAAGCCAACAATAA
- the LOC111777779 gene encoding two-component response regulator ARR14-like isoform X1: MLYGRGHWVPNSLPSFAKNLHILVVDHETLSLKHLSSLLRQQSYNVTTTGLGCIALSMIQEKVMSSAVNLKVATKALAEGGCYFLQKPISKDDLKYVWQHMYRRNINIAKLTYIANCGEKAKSGKESVGIQNDNTVVLSRFTNAASYNNNCSINYQLMSYNGKVQNTPTNSHDSLVASYLGGNRSTDDIEGTNKEERVTCYSKPTNFGHTRTHEDNGRGKEYFISRNTRSRIVWNVERRLKFFDALNKLGDKCRPKLILKLMNEPCLTLCQVANHVQKYKAQVESMKRGRKNKLAPWMEASKFNFSVRTQLPPLVQTQQNHEANKSTPGGSTSLSGWKRFRLIAPKPVPNPRLLVSANFVNHGLRMLDHNFQHVGSNYNSVPYSINKMTLEVTSSRVFNEIQFSDIHQADVAQQLEAMEFSGTSEGIQLMSKNIALLDSTNLDNVSANFVNEESQQ, translated from the exons ATGTTGTATGGAAGGGGTCATTGGGTCCCTAATTCTCTCCCTAGTTTTGCCAAAAATCTTCATATCTTGGTAGTGGATCATGAAACCTTGTCTCTCAAGCACTTGAGTTCATTGCTTAGGCAGCAATCTTACAATG TTACGACCACTGGACTAGGATGTATTGCTCTATCAATGATTCAAGAAAAAG TTATGTCTTCAGCGGTGAACTTGAAGGTAGCTACGAAAGCATTGGCAGAAGGAGGGTGTTATTTTCTTCAGAAGCCTATTTCTAAGGATGATCTAAAATATGTATGGCAACACATGTATCGGAGGAACATAAACATAGCCAAGCTAACCTATATAGcaaattgtggagaaaaagcCAAATCTGGAAAAGAATCTGTCGGTATCCAAAACGACAACACTGTTGTTTTGTCTCGGTTCACCAATGCAGCtagttataataataattgtagtATTAACTATCAACTTATGAGCTATAATGGAAAAGTGCAAAACACGCCAACGAATTCCCATGATTCCCTAGTTGCTTCATACTTGGGAGGAAACAGATCAACGGATGACATAGAAGGAACAAACAAGGAGGAGAGAGTTACATGTTACTCAAAACCTACCAATTTTGGACACACAAGAACTCATGAGGATAATGGAAGAGGgaaggaatattttatttcccGTAATACCAGATCACGTATCGTTTGGAATGTGGAACGACGTCTCAAGTTCTTTGACGCCCTCAACAAGCTAGGTGATAAAT GTCGCCCAAAACTTATACTTAAGTTGATGAATGAACCATGCTTGACGCTGTGCCAGGTAGCTAATCACGTGCAG AAATACAAAGCACAAGTAGAGTCCATGAAAAGGgggagaaaaaataaattagctCCATGGATGGAAGCATCCAAATTCAATTTCTCGGTCCGGACTCAACTTCCTCCGTTAGTGCAAACGCAGCAGAATCACGAGGCAAACAAATCTACACCCGGAGGTTCAACCTCTCTTTCAGGATGGAAAAGATTCCGACTTATTGCTCCTAAGCCTGTGCCTAATCCTAGACTACTTGTTAGCGCCAACTTTGTAAATCATGGTCTCAGAATGCTTGACCACAATTTTCAGCATGTTGGTTCAAACTACAATTCAGTTCCATATAGCATCAATAAGATGACTCTAGAGGTAACTTCTTCTCGTGTATTTAATGAAATTCAGTTCTCAGATATACATCAAGCTGATGTAGCTCAGCAGCTAGAAGCAATGGAATTTAGTGGCACATCAGAAGGGATTCAGTTGATGTCAAAGAACATCGCTTTACTTGATTCAACCAACTTGGACAATGTTTCTGcaaattttgtaaatgaagAAAGCCAACAATAA